A window of the Polypterus senegalus isolate Bchr_013 chromosome 4, ASM1683550v1, whole genome shotgun sequence genome harbors these coding sequences:
- the LOC120527085 gene encoding mucin-2-like, which translates to MKPKRAVLVVLLASALILLFETTEGKTKKLCRKSLRKIQKRAESDYIFLDGTVVDSPIEDIRNGVCQIYELSTQSQTTEPPTTAAATESTAKATTELATTTKAEPTTEPPTTTQPETTTEPETTTKPETTTEPETTTEPETTTEPPTTAEPETTTEPETTTELPTTTEPETTTELETTAKPKTDTEPKAEDPSSDKDTGPDKNGVTPPKEKNPFLSNRYRVYPVIIDIAGQKIYSVPKVPTINKNGMGNGNGNGVIKPPDSPPQAPIVPFKPEDAMPPFAGSPSAVPSGPAAGGQPMPGSPSNGFVVPGGVPTGVFIHPVNGAAVVPPQKDGSQYPIFPLIPIARPPLQPPSGRAPCKPNQPRKPPAMPGQPVVIQIPSGGSQPKPSGSGSQLMANQPIMIQIPGQGSASRSSVSGSQLKVSQPIVIHHTSGSSAPKKTVNAPQPRPAQPVFINLPGNGPAMSPPVGGSQAKPIQPVVIQLQNGGSAPSPPVIGSQPKQVQPVMIQLPTGGSAPSPSVICPQKKSTQPILIQLANGGSSSSPSVIGSQTKSAQPIVIQYPNGGSASSPSMIGSQTKNVQPVMIQLPSGSSASRSAVIGSQTKSVQPVVIQVPNGGVALNPSLIGLQAQPLRAGNVQLPSKLTGAVSSTRGSQARLIQPMVIQAPKRATANGGQASRSAVIPGQAAVIQVPGYRTGIKTNWSPARIISPQAIRDPSVSPLKTKSEAKSHRPLVVQAKSLPALNQAHFLKAPTYGQRRDTVPINSAPQVKLAAVNPDSFFRRLYPIRKRMRHI; encoded by the exons ATGAAACCCAAAAGAGCCGTCCTGGTGGTGCTGCTGGCGTCCGCTCTCATTCTGCTCTTTGAAACCACCGAGG GTAAAACCAAAAAGCTGTGCAGGAAGAGTCTACGCA aaatacagaagCGTGCAGAGAGTGACTACATCTTTCTAGATGGTACTGTGGTTGACTCTCCGATTGAAGACATCAGGAATGGTGTTTGCCAAATATATGAACTGTCTACTCAATCTCAGACCACCGAACCACCCACAACTGCAGCGGCAACAGAAAGTACCGCCAAGGCAACAACTGAGCTAGCAACAACTACTAAGGCGGAAccaaccactgagccaccaacAACCACCCAGCCAGAGACAACCACTGAACCAGAGACGACCACCAAGCCAGAAACGACCACCGAGCCAGAAACGACCACCGAGCCGGAAACGACCACCGAACCTCCAACGACAGCTGAACCGGAAACGACCACCGAGCCGGAAACGACCACCGAGCTGCCAACAACAACTGAACCAGAAACGACCACCGAGCTGGAAACAACTGCTAAGCCAAAAACAGACACCGAGCCTAAAGCAGAAGACCCATCTTCAGATAAAGATACAGGACCAGATAAAAATGGCGTAACTCCTCCCAAGGAGAAAAATCCCTTCCTTTCTAATCGTTATAGAGTATACCCCGTCATTATTGATATTGCTGGACAGAAAATATACTCTGTTCCCAAAGTGCCTACAATCAATAAGAATGGCATGGGAAATGGGAATGGAAACGGAGTGATCAAGCCGCCTGACTCTCCACCACAGGCCCCTATTGTGCCATTTAAGCCTGAGGATGCCATGCCTCCATTTGCTGGCTCACCATCTGCCGTTCCTTCTGGCCCAGCTGCAGGAGGCCAGCCCATGCCAGGTAGTCCATCAAATGGCTTTGTAGTCCCTGGTGGTGTTCCAACAGGTGTATTTATTCATCCTGTAAATGGTGCTGCTGTGGTTCCTCCCCAGAAAGATGGATCTCAATATCCAATATTTCCTCTGATTCCTATTGCTAGGCCTCCTTTGCAACCTCCCAGTGGTCGTGCTCCATGTAAGCCTAACCAGCCTCGTAAACCACCAGCAATGCCAGGTCAACCAGTAGTGATTCAAATACCTTCTGGAGGCTCTCAACCAAAACCCTCAGGCAGCGGCTCCCAGTTGATGGCAAATCAGCCCATCATGATTCAGATACCCGGTCAAGGCTCAGCATCAAGGTCATCTGTTTCAGGGTCTCAGTTAAAGGTAAGCCAGCCAATAGTGATTCACCATACAAGTGGATCTTCAGCACCAAAAAAAACCGTGAATGCTCCTCAGCCCAGACCAGCTCAACCTGTGTTCATTAACCTTCCAGGTAATGGTCCAGCCATGAGCCCTCCTGTGGGTGGATCCCAGGCAAAGCCTATTCAGCCAGTGGTTATTCAGCTCCAAAATGGGGGCTCGGCTCCAAGTCCTCCAGTGATTGGTTCCCAACCAAAACAAGTTCAACCAGTGATGATTCAGCTCCCCACTGGTGGCTCAGCTCCAAGTCCTTCAGTTATTTGCCCCCAGAAAAAATCCACTCAGCCAATATTAATTCAGCTCGCCAATGGTGgctcatcatcaagtccttcagtgATTGGCTCCCAGACAAAATCTGCTCAGCCAATAGTAATTCAGTACCCCAATGGTGGCTCAGCTTCAAGTCCTTCAATGATTGGCTCCCAGACAAAGAACGTTCAGCCAGTGATGATTCAGTTGCCCAGTGGCAGTTCAGCCTCAAGGTCTGCAGTGATTGGTTCCCAGACAAAGTCTGTTCAGCCAGTGGTGATTCAGGTTCCTAATGGAGGTGTGGCCTTAAATCCATCTCTTATTGGACTTCAAGCGCAACCACTGAGAGCTGGAAACGTGCAGTTGCCTAGCAAGCTCACAGGGGCAGTTTCCTCCACACGGGGGTCCCAGGCAAGACTCATTCAACCAATGGTTATTCAGGCCCCTAAGCGTGCCACTGCAAACGGAGGCCAAGCCAGTAGATCAGCAGTAATACCTGGTCAAGCAGCTGTGATTCAGGTGCCAGGCTACAGAACTGGTATAAAGACAAACTGGTCTCCCGCAAGGATCATTTCACCACAGGCAATTCGGGATCCATCCGTCAGCCCTTTAAAAACGAAATCTGAAGCAAAGTCACATCGCCCTCTGGTGGTTCAAGCTAAGAGTCTACCAGCACTCAACCAGGCTCACTTCCTTAAAGCGCCAACATACGGACAACGCAGAGACACAGTGCCAATAAACAGCGCTCCCCAAGTCAAACTGGCAGCCGTGAATCCGGACTCATTTTTCCGCCGTCTGTATCCAATCAGGAAGAGGATGAGACACATCTAA
- the LOC120527084 gene encoding leukocyte receptor cluster member 8 homolog, whose amino-acid sequence MDSRLLLVFCLLQFLVASAAPTTEEVLPGSRGSTSNGTEGAAVGHQPGVLKCKPRLQKRSENFGTHEPTAAEEEPTRDCQIFPVISEPPPTAKPPSVVQPQTSLPLPPVQPQQPQSVPGGHQVPYNGMAIIPNVPNNGNGRPTVYQFNGNYGTLNGGRWVPAYGFNPPRGTMIAVGVVPGAVAGHSPNPSFVNRVIPATGNATPNLVIPGRNQVLPGRLVPVGGFYPATWGQFIPTRTQAQAIPGRSEISPSNGAVPKCPQKLRRPLNRWVLQTLPRRGQVPFQQRAIQGTGFASGSSEEYRKGK is encoded by the exons ATGGACAGTCGGCTGCTTCTCGTTTTTTGCCTGTTGCAGTTTCTCGTGGCCTCTGCGGCTCCCACCACTGAAG AAGTGCTTCCCGGTTCCCGTGGCTcaaccagtaatggcacagaaGGGGCAGCCGTCGGGCACCAGCCAGGGGTCCTAAAATGCAAGCCAC gaCTGCAGAAACGTTCCGAGAACTTTGGCACACACGAGCCCACGGCAGCCGAAGAGGAGCCGACCCGGGACTGCCAGATATTTCCAGTAATCAGCGAGCCGCCGCCCACTGCCAAGCCCCCCAGCGTTGTCCAACCACAAACATCTCTACCATTACCTCCTGTTCAGCCACAGCAACCGCAAAGTGTGCCAGGTGGACATCAAGTCCCATATAATGGCATGGCTATTATCCCCAACGTCCCCAATAATGGAAATGGCCGTCCGACAGTCTATCAGTTTAATGGCAACTATGGCACTCTGAATGGAGGCAGGTGGGTGCCAGCATATGGCTTCAATCCACCAAGGGGTACCATGATAGCAGTTGGCGTGGTGCCTGGCGCTGTGGCCGGCCACAGTCCCAACCCCAGTTTCGTGAACAGGGTGATTCCTGCTACTGGTAATGCCACACCTAATCTGGTGATTCCAGGTAGAAATCAGGTCCTGCCAGGGAGACTCGTTCCTGTCGGTGGCTTCTACCCTGCCACCTGGGGCCAATTCATACCCACTAGAACACAAGCCCAAGCCATTCCAGGAAGGAGTGAAATAAGCCCAAGCAATGGAGCTGTGCCAAAGTGCCCACAAAAACTCAGAAGGCCACTCAACCGCTGGGTCCTGCAGACCCTTCCAAGACGTGGCCAGGTGCCATTCCAGCAGCGCGCCATTCAGGGCACTGGCTTTGCCTCGGGGTCCAGTGAGGAATACAGAAAAGGGAAGTGA